The window CCATGGGCCTTCTCGTCCTCCGGGCCATCTTTTAGGGTAGGCTTTAGGGCGTGGAGCTGGTCTTCGTCACCCGGGAAGGGTGCGGGCTTTGCGAGAAGGCGGAGCGGGTCCTCTGGGCCCTGGGGGTGCCCTACGTGCGCCGGGACGTGGACAGCGATCCGGAGCTTTTCCGCCTCTACACCTTCCGGGTGCCCGTGCTCCTTTTGGGGGATGAGGTGCTGATGGAGGGCCTTTTTGACGAGAAGGCCCTTTGGGAAAAGATGAACACCCTTCTTGGAGGTTAGGCTGTGGACCCCACCATGATCCAGATCGGCCCCTTGCGCATCCAGTGGTACGGCTTTTTCCTCACCGTGGCCATCTTCGCCGCCTTTGAGCTGGCCAAGCGCCGCCTCAAGGCCTGGGGGCTGGACACGGAGCGCTTTGAGCACGTGGCCTTCTGGGCGGTGGTGTGGGGGGTGGTGGGGGCCCGGCTGGGCTACGTCCTCACCTCTCCTGGGCCCTTCCTGGAGAACCCGGCGGAGATCCTCTACATCTGGCACGGGGGGCTTTCCTTCCACGGGGCCGTTTTGGGCGGGGCCCTGGCCTTCCTCTACTTCCACAAGCGCAAGGGCTACCCCCTCTACCCCTACCTGGACGCGGCCACCCCGGGGGTGGCCCTGGGGATCATGGCGGGGCGGCTTGGCAACTTCATGAACGGCTCCGACACCGCAGGCCGCCTCACCACCCTCCCCATCGGCTTCACCTGGCCGGAAAGCGCCACGGGCTTCCCCGGGGTCTGCCCCGGCATTGACGACATCTCCCAGGTCTACCGGTGCACCGAGCTCCTCCGGGGCCCGGTGCACCTCACCCAGATCTACGGGGTGGGGGTGGGGCTCGTCCTCCTCTTCCTTTCCCTCTACTGGCTTAAAAAGAGGCCCTTCTACGGCTACGCCTTCTGGAACTTCCTCCTCTGGTACAGCGTCCTGCGCTCGATGCTGGAGGAGCCCTTCCGCCTGAACCCCCTCTGGCTTCCCGTCTACCGGAACGACGAGCTGGGGATTGGGCTCTTCACCGCCACCCAGATCGTGAGCATCCCCCTCATCCTCCTCTCCTGGTGGGCCCTCCGGCGCCTCGCCCGCCTGCGCCCTGAGGGATAATAGGGCCATGCACGCCCACGTGATCCTGGCCGCCGGGCAGGGGACGAGGATGAAGTCCCGCCTGCCCAAGGTTCTGCACCCCCTTCTGGGCCGGCCCATGCTGGCCTACGCGGTGGAGGCCGCCCTTGCCCTGGCCCCCGAGCGCCTGGTGGTGGTGGTGGGCCACGGGGGGGAAGCCGTGCGGGAGGCCCTAGAGGGCTACCCGGTGGTCTTTGCCGAGCAGAAGGAGCAGCTCGGCACTGCCCACGCCCTTTTGCAGGCAGAAGGAGCCTTGAAGGGCTTTTCCGGCCCCATCCTGGTGACCCAGGGGGACACCCCCCTCCTGGCCCCAGACACCCTAAGGGCCCTCCTCGCCGCCCTGAAGGAGGGGGCGGGGATGGCCCTCCTCACCGTGGAGCTTCCGGACCCCACGGGCTACGGGCGCATCCTGCGCGAGGGGGAGGAGGTCCTGGCCAACGTGGAGGAGAAGGACGCTTCCCCGGAGGTGAGGGCCATCCGGGAGGTGAACGCGGGGGCCTACGCTTTTGACCCCTTCCTCTTCCAGGCCCTGAGGGAGGTGCGGAACGAAAACGCCGCCCGCGAGTACTACCTCCCCGACCTCATCGCCATCTACCGGGCCCACGGGAAAAAGGTGGTGGCCGTGCGGGGAAGGGTGGAGGAGGCCCTAGGGGTGAACACCCGCTTGGAGCTTGCCCGGGTGGAGGAGCTCCTCCTGGACCGCCTCCGCCGGGAGTGGATGCTAAGGGGGGTGCGGATGCTCCTCCCAGAGACCATCTATTTGGAGCCCTCCGTGGAGCTCGCCCCCGACGTGACCCTGGGGCCGGGGGTGGTGCTTAAGGGGAAGACCCGGGTGGGGGAGGGGTGCGAGGTGGGGGCCTACAGCGTCCTGGAGGACACGGTCCTGGAGCCTGGGGCCCGGGTCCTCCCCCATAGCGTCCTCCAGGGGGCCCACCTGGAGGTGGGCGCGGACGCGGGGCCCTTCGCCCGGCTCCGCCCGGGGGCGGTGCTGAAGCGGGGAGCCCACGTGGGGAACTTCGTGGAGGTGAAGAACAGCGTCCTCCACGAGGGGGTGAAGGCGGGCCACCTGGCCTATTTGGGGGACGCGGAGGTGGGGGCGGGGGCCAACATCGGGGCCGGGGTCATCACCGCCAACTACGACGGGAAGCGGAAGCACCGCACGGAGATCGGAGAGGGGGCCTTCATCGGCTCCAACAGCGTCCTGGTGGCCCCGGTGCGCATCGGGCCTGGGGCCCTGGTGGGGGCGGGGAGCGTGGTCACGGAGGACGTGCCGGAGGATGCCCTGGCCCTTGCCCGCGCCCGGCAGCGGAACCTCTTGGGCTACGCCCGGAGGAAGCGGGAGGGGAGCTGAGTACCCCGCCAGCGTAAGGAGGGTTCACGTTCCCTTCAGCCCGGGTGGTAAACTGAGGGGCATGAACCTGGGCATGCCGGAAATCCTGGTGATCCTGGTGGTGGCCCTCCTCATCTTCGGGCCCAAGAAGCTCCCCGAGCTCGGGCGCTCCCTGGGGCAGAGCATCCGCGAGTTCCGGCGGGGGGCGCAGGAGATCCGCGAGGAGCTGGAGCGGAGCGTGGAGGTTAAGGAGGAGCCCAAGGCCAAGGCCCCTGAGGCCAAGCCCCAAGAGGAGCCCAAAGCTTGAAGGAAGCCCCCCTTGTAGAACACCTCGAGGAGCTCCGAGCCCGCCTCCTCTGGTCCCTCCTGGCCTGGGCGGTGATGACGGGCGTGGCCTGGACCTTTAGGGTCCCGCTTCTGGACTGGCTCAAGCGCCCCTTGGACCTGGCGGCCAAGCAGAACGGCATCCAGGTGAACCTCATCGTCCTGGACATCACCGAGCCCTTTTTGGTCTCCTTGAAGGTGGCCGCCTTTGGGGGGCTGGTCCTGGCCCTCCCCTTCATCGTCTACCAGGTCTGGGCCTTCATCGCCCCCGGGCTTTACGAGCACGAGAAACGCCTGGCGGCCCCCTTCCTCCTGGGGGCGGGCTTCAGCTTCGCCCTGGGGGCCCTCTTCGCCTACTACGGCTTCCTCCCCTTCGCCATCCCCTTTCTCCTGGGCTTCCTGGGGGACGTGGTGACCCCCCAGATCTCCATCGGCCGCTACATGGGCCAGGTGCTCATGATGATGACCGTCATGGGCCTGGTCTTTGAGATGCCGGTGGTGAGCTACCTCCTGGCGCGGCTCGGCCTTCTTTCCTCCAGCTTTTTGGCCCGGAACTGGCGCATCGCCGTGGTCCTCCTCCTCACCCTGGCCGCGGTCATCACCCCCACGGTGGACGTGGTGAGCCTCTCCATCGTCACCGGGCCCCTGCTCGTCCTCTACTGGCTGAGCGTCCTGGTGGCCCGGCTGGCGGAACGGGCCCGGCCCAAGGAGGAGGCCGCTTGACAGGGGAAGGGGCGCTTCCCCATAAAATAGCCCATGGACGAGCGCATCCAGGCCCTTAGGCGGGAGGTGGACCGGATCAACCGGGAGCTTTTGCGCCTCCTCTCGGAAAGGGGCAGGCTGGTGCAGGAGATCGGCCGCATCCAGACGGAGCTGGGCCTGCCCCACTACGACCCCAAGCGGGAGGAGGAGATGCTTTCCTACCTCACCCGGGAAAACCCGGGGCCCTTTCCGGACGAGACCATCCGCAAGCTCTTCAAGGAGATCTTCAAGGCCAGCCTGGACCTGGAAGAACGGCAGGACCAGAAGAAGTTCCTCTACTCCCGGGCCCATAAGCCCGAGCCCACCCGGGTGGCGGTGAAGGGGGTGGTCTTCGGGGAACGGCCCCTCCTCATCGCCGGGCCCTGCTCCATTGAGTCCGAGGAGCAGATGATGGCCACCGCCCGTTTCCTCGCCGAACGGGGGGTGAAGGTCCTAAGGGGCGGGGCCTTCAAGCCCAGGACGAGCCCCTACGGCTTCCAGGGCCTCGGGGTGGAGGGCTTAAAGCTTGGGCGGAAGGCCGCGGACGCCTTCGGCATGGTCTTCGTCACCGAGGTCATGGACACCCGGGACGTGGAGGTGGTGGCGGAGTACGCGGACATCCTCCAGATCGGGGCCCGCAACATGCAGAACTTCGCCCTCCTCAAGGAGGTGGGCCGCGTGGGGAAGCCCGTCCTCCTCAAGCGGGGGCTTTCCGCCACCATGGAGGAGTGGTTTTACGCCGCGGAGTACATCCTCTCCCAGGGGAACGAAAAGGTGATCCTGGCCGAGCGGGGCATCCGCACCTTTGAGCGCTGGACCCGGAACACCTTAGACCTCTCCGCCGTGGCCCTGGCCAAGCAGGAAACCCACCTGCCGGTGGTGGTGGACGTGACCCACGCCGCGGGCCGCACCGACCTCCTCACCCCCCTGGCCCGGGCGGCCCTGGCCGTGGGGGCGGACGGGGTGCACGTGGAGGTCCACCCCAACCCCAAGGTGGCCCTTTCCGACAACCAGCAGCAGATGGACTTCGCCCAGTTTGAGGCCTTCCTCCAGGGGATCGCCGACCTCTTACGCTGATGGGCCTTTTGGATAACCTCCTGGACGCCTTCTTAAAGGCCACGGACCCCCGGCCCCGCTACACCGAGGGCCGCTGCCTCCTCTACAAGAACAGCGTGGGGGGGTGCGACCGGTGCTACCAGGCCTGCCCCAAGGGGGCGGTGCGCCTCGAGGGCTGGCGGGTGGAGCTGGACGAGGTCCTGTGCACGGGGTGCGGCCTCTGCACCGGGGTCTGCCCGGGGGTGGCCCTGGAGTACCCCTTGGGGGCCATCCAGGAGGCCTTGATCCGCGGGAAGGGGCAGCTCCGCTGTTCCAAGGCCGAGGGGAAGGGGGAGGAGGTGCTCTGCCTGGGCCGCCTCACCCCGGGGCTCCTCGCGGAGGCAGGAAGCCGCTTCGGGAAGCTGGTCCTCGCCCGGGGGGACTGCGCGGGGTGCAAGGTGGGGGGGCCTGGGGTGCCCGAGCACCTCGCGCGCATGGCGGAGGAGGCCCGGCGCTACTTCCCGGACCTGGAGGTGGAGGTGGTGGAGGGGGCCTTGCCAGGGGAGCCCGTGGGGCGGCGGGAGCTCTTCCGGGCCCTTTTGGGGAGCGCGCGGCGCACCGCCGCCGAGGTCCTCCCCGAGCTTCCCCTCCCCCAGGAGCCCGAGGAGAAGGGCCTGCCGGCTGAGCTCCGCCTGCGCCGGGCCGCGGCCCGGCGGGCGGAAGGGGTGCGCTGGCCCAAGGTGCGGGTGGAGGAGGGGTGCACCCTCTGCCCGGTGTGCACCAACGTCTGCCCCACGGAGGCCCTGAGGCGGGAGCGGGAAGGGGAGGAGTACGTGCTCTACCTCAAGGTGGAGGCCTGCACCGGCTGCGGGGCCTGCGTGGAGAGCTGCCCGCCCCAGGTGATGCGCCTGGAGGAGGCCTCCAAGGAGGAGGTCTTGCAGGAGCTCCCCCTCTTCCGGGGCCGTCCCCCCTGGTACGACCTCTAGGCTGGGCGTATTCTATCCCCAACCATGGACGCCGACCTGGTGGTGGTGGGGGGAGGCCTGGCGGGGCTGGTGGCCGCCACGGAGGTGGCCCGGAAGGGGAAGCGGGTCCTCCTCCTGGAGCAGGAGCCTTACCTGGGGGGTCAGGCCTTCTGGTCCTTCGGGGGGCTTTTCCTGGTGGACACCCCCGAGCAGCGCCGCCTGGGCATCCGCGATTCCGCGGAGCTCGCCCAGCAGGACTGGTTTGGGGCCGCGGGGTACGACCGCCCTGAGGACGAGTGGGGGCGGCTTCTGGCCCAGGCCTACATCCAGTTCGCCGCGGGGGAGATGCGGGCCTGGCTTTTCTCCTTGGGGGTGCGCTTCTTCCCCGTGGTGGGCTGGGCGGAGCGGGGCGGGGGGCTGGCCACGGGCCACGGCAACTCCGTGCCCCGCTTCCACATCGTCTGGGGGACGGGGCCGGGGCTTCTGGAGCCCTTTCTGCGCCGGGTGGAGGAGCTCAAGGAGCGGGGCCTCCTCCGGGTCCTCCTTCGCCACCGGGTGGAGGAGGTCCTGGTGGAGGGGGGGCGGGTGGTGGGGGTGGCGGGGGTGGTGCTGGAGGAAGACCCGAGGCCAAGGGGGGTGCCCACGAGCCGGAAGCCCGTGGGAGCCTTCCGCTTCCGCGCCCAGGCGGTCCTCCTGGCCACGGGGGGGATCGGGGCCAACCTGGACCTGGTGCGCCGCTTTTGGCCCGAGCGGGTGGGGCCCCCTCCAGGGCGCCTCCTTTCCGGGGTGCCCGACCACGTGGACGGCCAGGGGCTTCTCCTGGCCCAGCGGGCGGGGGCTAGGCTGGTGAACCTGGACCGCATGTGGCACTACCCCGAGGGGGTGGAGAACCACACCCCCCTCTGGACCCGCCACGGGATCCGCATCCTCCCCGGGCCCTCCCCCCTTTGGGTGGACGCCACCGGCCGGCGCCTGCCCCCGCCCCTCTTCCCGGGGTTTGATGCCCTGGAGACCCTGTGCTATCTGAGGGGAACGGGGTTTGACTGGAGCTGGTTCGTCCTGGACCTGCGCACCCTGAAGAGGGAGTTCGCCCTTTCCGGCTCGGAGCAGAACCCCGACCTCACCGGGCGGAGCTGGCCTTTGGTGTTGAAAAACCGCCTCCTGGGCCCCGCCGCCCCGGTCAAGGCCTTTCTCACGCGGGGGAAGGACTTCCTCTTGGCGGAGGACCTGTCCGAGCTCATGCGCAGGATGGACGCCCTGGCCCCCGGGGTCCTGGACCCCTCCCGCTTGGAGCGGGAGGTGAAGGCCCGGGACCGGGAGCTCCTAAACCCCTTCGCCAAGGACGCCCAGGTCCTGGCGGTTCACGCCTTCCGCCGCTACCTGGGGGACCGGCTTTTCCGGGTGGCCAAGCCCGCCCCCCTCCTAAAGGGGAGGGGGCCTTTGGTGGCGGTCCGGCTTTGGACCCTCACCCGCAAGACCCTAGGGGGCATCCAGACGGACCTCAAGGGCCGGGCCCTCACCCCTTCGGGGGCGCCCCTGGAGGGGCTTTTCGCCGCGGGGGAGGCCGCGGGGTTTGGCGGGGGGGCCTTCCACGGGTACAAGGCCCTGGAGGGGACCTTCCTGGGGGGGTGCCTCTTCACCGGCCTCCGGGCGGCCCAAGGGGTCCTGGAGGGGCTAGAATAGGCCCATGCGGCTGCACCACGTGGGCATCGCGGTGGAGGACCTCGAGGCGGCCAAGGCCCGCTACCTCCTCCTGGGCTTCCGGGTGGAGGCGGAAGGGGAGGTGGCGGCCCAGGGGGTGCGGGTGGCCATGCTCCGGGGGGAAGGGGAGGCCCTGCTGGAGCTCCTCGCCCCCCTAGGCCCGGAGACCCCCGTGGGCCGCTTCCTCGCCAAGCGGGGCCCCGGCCTCCACCACCTGGCCTTCGCCACCCCGGACATCGAGGGGGCCCTGGCCGCGCTTAGGGCCGCGGGGGCCCGGCCGGTGGACGAAACCCCCCGGCCGGGGTTTGGGGGGCACCGGGTGGCCTTCCTCCACCCCTCCTTTGCCCAGGGGGTCCTGTGGGAGCTGGTGGAGGGGTGAGGGGCCTTTTCCTGGGGCTCGCCCTCCTCTGGATGGGGGTCTTGTGGTGGCTTTCGGGCCAGCCCGCCACCGGGGCCGGCCTTCCCCACCCCTGGGACAAGGGGGCCCACTTCCTGGCCTACGCCCTTTTGGCCCTCCTTTGGCGCCTTGGCCTGGGGAGGTTTTGGGGGGCTTTCCTCCTGGCTTCGGGCTACGGGGTGGTGGACGAGTGGCACCAAAGCTTCGTCCCCGGGCGGGAGGCCTTCGGGTGGGACCTCCTGGCGGACGCCCTGGGGGCGGCTATAGGGGCGGGTAGACCGGGATCTCCAAAAACCGCCCTCCTTCCGCCCCCGCGGCCAGGACCAGGGCCTCGGCGATGAGGCCGGGGCGGATCCAGCGGCTGGGGTCGGCCTCGGGCATGGCCCGGCGGTTCTGTTCCGTGTCCAGGGTGCCCATGGGGTAGACCACCAGGAAGCGCACCCCCTCCACCTCCCCCTGGAGGGACTTGAGGAGGCTTGCCAGGGCGGTCTTGGCCATGGTGTAAAGGGCCCGGCCCGGGCCCACCCCCGTCCAGGCGGGCCCCGCGGCGATGGCCGCGAAGAAGCCCTCCCGCCTCGCCTCCATGTAGGGGAGGACGGCCTTCAGAAGGTTATAGGTGGTGCGGAGGTTGAGGTCCAAGAGCCAGTCGTAAAGCCCGGGGTCAGAGTCCAAAAAGCGCCCCGCCGCGAACCCCCCCACGGTGTGGACCACCCCGTAAAGGGGCCCTTCCCGTTCCGCGAACTGGGCTAGGGCCTGGGCCTCCTCCAGGCGGGTGAGGTCGGCCACGAAGGTCTTGGCCCCCACCGCCTCGGCCCGTTCCGCCATGCGCTCGAGGCGGGGGTCCGAGAGGAGGAGCCGGGCCCCGGCCCGGTGGAAGGCGGGGACCACCGCCCGGGCCAGGGCCCCTCCAGCGCCGGTGACCAGCACGGTCTTACCTTGGAGCATGCCTCATTCTACCGGGATGAGGGCCAGGGCCTTTGGGGAAAGCCCCAGGGTGGGGAAGGCCACCCGCTGGGGCGGGGAGGGGACGAGGTCGTAGACGGAAAGGGACCTCCCCGCCGCCAGGTACAGGTACCCGTCCTGGCCCACCAGGCCCGCCTGGAAAGGGGTAAAGGTTTCCTGGGGCCCGGAGTCCCGGGGCTCCAAAACCTGGAAGCCCCGGCCCAGGGCCACCAGCCCCGCCACCGGGTCCAGGGCCAGCCGGGCCTCCCCGGGGAAGTCCCCCAGGACCTTCCGGCTTTGCAGGGTTTCGTTTTGCAGGGTGTAGAGCCGCACCT of the Thermus oshimai DSM 12092 genome contains:
- a CDS encoding glutaredoxin family protein, translated to MELVFVTREGCGLCEKAERVLWALGVPYVRRDVDSDPELFRLYTFRVPVLLLGDEVLMEGLFDEKALWEKMNTLLGG
- the lgt gene encoding prolipoprotein diacylglyceryl transferase, which translates into the protein MIQIGPLRIQWYGFFLTVAIFAAFELAKRRLKAWGLDTERFEHVAFWAVVWGVVGARLGYVLTSPGPFLENPAEILYIWHGGLSFHGAVLGGALAFLYFHKRKGYPLYPYLDAATPGVALGIMAGRLGNFMNGSDTAGRLTTLPIGFTWPESATGFPGVCPGIDDISQVYRCTELLRGPVHLTQIYGVGVGLVLLFLSLYWLKKRPFYGYAFWNFLLWYSVLRSMLEEPFRLNPLWLPVYRNDELGIGLFTATQIVSIPLILLSWWALRRLARLRPEG
- the glmU gene encoding bifunctional UDP-N-acetylglucosamine diphosphorylase/glucosamine-1-phosphate N-acetyltransferase GlmU, coding for MHAHVILAAGQGTRMKSRLPKVLHPLLGRPMLAYAVEAALALAPERLVVVVGHGGEAVREALEGYPVVFAEQKEQLGTAHALLQAEGALKGFSGPILVTQGDTPLLAPDTLRALLAALKEGAGMALLTVELPDPTGYGRILREGEEVLANVEEKDASPEVRAIREVNAGAYAFDPFLFQALREVRNENAAREYYLPDLIAIYRAHGKKVVAVRGRVEEALGVNTRLELARVEELLLDRLRREWMLRGVRMLLPETIYLEPSVELAPDVTLGPGVVLKGKTRVGEGCEVGAYSVLEDTVLEPGARVLPHSVLQGAHLEVGADAGPFARLRPGAVLKRGAHVGNFVEVKNSVLHEGVKAGHLAYLGDAEVGAGANIGAGVITANYDGKRKHRTEIGEGAFIGSNSVLVAPVRIGPGALVGAGSVVTEDVPEDALALARARQRNLLGYARRKREGS
- a CDS encoding TatA/E family twin arginine-targeting protein translocase, which translates into the protein MNLGMPEILVILVVALLIFGPKKLPELGRSLGQSIREFRRGAQEIREELERSVEVKEEPKAKAPEAKPQEEPKA
- the tatC gene encoding twin-arginine translocase subunit TatC — protein: MKEAPLVEHLEELRARLLWSLLAWAVMTGVAWTFRVPLLDWLKRPLDLAAKQNGIQVNLIVLDITEPFLVSLKVAAFGGLVLALPFIVYQVWAFIAPGLYEHEKRLAAPFLLGAGFSFALGALFAYYGFLPFAIPFLLGFLGDVVTPQISIGRYMGQVLMMMTVMGLVFEMPVVSYLLARLGLLSSSFLARNWRIAVVLLLTLAAVITPTVDVVSLSIVTGPLLVLYWLSVLVARLAERARPKEEAA
- a CDS encoding bifunctional 3-deoxy-7-phosphoheptulonate synthase/chorismate mutase gives rise to the protein MDERIQALRREVDRINRELLRLLSERGRLVQEIGRIQTELGLPHYDPKREEEMLSYLTRENPGPFPDETIRKLFKEIFKASLDLEERQDQKKFLYSRAHKPEPTRVAVKGVVFGERPLLIAGPCSIESEEQMMATARFLAERGVKVLRGGAFKPRTSPYGFQGLGVEGLKLGRKAADAFGMVFVTEVMDTRDVEVVAEYADILQIGARNMQNFALLKEVGRVGKPVLLKRGLSATMEEWFYAAEYILSQGNEKVILAERGIRTFERWTRNTLDLSAVALAKQETHLPVVVDVTHAAGRTDLLTPLARAALAVGADGVHVEVHPNPKVALSDNQQQMDFAQFEAFLQGIADLLR
- a CDS encoding 4Fe-4S dicluster domain-containing protein, which gives rise to MGLLDNLLDAFLKATDPRPRYTEGRCLLYKNSVGGCDRCYQACPKGAVRLEGWRVELDEVLCTGCGLCTGVCPGVALEYPLGAIQEALIRGKGQLRCSKAEGKGEEVLCLGRLTPGLLAEAGSRFGKLVLARGDCAGCKVGGPGVPEHLARMAEEARRYFPDLEVEVVEGALPGEPVGRRELFRALLGSARRTAAEVLPELPLPQEPEEKGLPAELRLRRAAARRAEGVRWPKVRVEEGCTLCPVCTNVCPTEALRREREGEEYVLYLKVEACTGCGACVESCPPQVMRLEEASKEEVLQELPLFRGRPPWYDL
- a CDS encoding FAD-binding dehydrogenase, coding for MDADLVVVGGGLAGLVAATEVARKGKRVLLLEQEPYLGGQAFWSFGGLFLVDTPEQRRLGIRDSAELAQQDWFGAAGYDRPEDEWGRLLAQAYIQFAAGEMRAWLFSLGVRFFPVVGWAERGGGLATGHGNSVPRFHIVWGTGPGLLEPFLRRVEELKERGLLRVLLRHRVEEVLVEGGRVVGVAGVVLEEDPRPRGVPTSRKPVGAFRFRAQAVLLATGGIGANLDLVRRFWPERVGPPPGRLLSGVPDHVDGQGLLLAQRAGARLVNLDRMWHYPEGVENHTPLWTRHGIRILPGPSPLWVDATGRRLPPPLFPGFDALETLCYLRGTGFDWSWFVLDLRTLKREFALSGSEQNPDLTGRSWPLVLKNRLLGPAAPVKAFLTRGKDFLLAEDLSELMRRMDALAPGVLDPSRLEREVKARDRELLNPFAKDAQVLAVHAFRRYLGDRLFRVAKPAPLLKGRGPLVAVRLWTLTRKTLGGIQTDLKGRALTPSGAPLEGLFAAGEAAGFGGGAFHGYKALEGTFLGGCLFTGLRAAQGVLEGLE
- the mce gene encoding methylmalonyl-CoA epimerase codes for the protein MRLHHVGIAVEDLEAAKARYLLLGFRVEAEGEVAAQGVRVAMLRGEGEALLELLAPLGPETPVGRFLAKRGPGLHHLAFATPDIEGALAALRAAGARPVDETPRPGFGGHRVAFLHPSFAQGVLWELVEG
- a CDS encoding VanZ family protein → MGVLWWLSGQPATGAGLPHPWDKGAHFLAYALLALLWRLGLGRFWGAFLLASGYGVVDEWHQSFVPGREAFGWDLLADALGAAIGAGRPGSPKTALLPPPRPGPGPRR
- a CDS encoding SDR family NAD(P)-dependent oxidoreductase; translation: MLQGKTVLVTGAGGALARAVVPAFHRAGARLLLSDPRLERMAERAEAVGAKTFVADLTRLEEAQALAQFAEREGPLYGVVHTVGGFAAGRFLDSDPGLYDWLLDLNLRTTYNLLKAVLPYMEARREGFFAAIAAGPAWTGVGPGRALYTMAKTALASLLKSLQGEVEGVRFLVVYPMGTLDTEQNRRAMPEADPSRWIRPGLIAEALVLAAGAEGGRFLEIPVYPPL